CGTAGAGATATGCAGGCTTTTTATACTTTAACACACCAAATAAAAGACAAGCCAGATGGAGTTTACGTCGGTGTTTCATTTTTAACATAGAATGCTCATTGAGGAAGGGTGTAACGTGACTTCTAGGTGGTATATCAAAACAGAAACGTGCACAAGCATTCTGAACTCTTTGTATGAGTCTTTTAGTTCCTGATGCATCCTGAGGATCCTCAGTCTGTAAAAGGAGTTACTAACTAGACTGGTGATATGTTCCTGAAACCGTAAATTACAGTCCAAGAGCAATCCCAGATTACGTGCTACATACACCCGTTCAATAGGTGCACCCATCATGGTAACAGGGGGCGAAAAATTCAAGTGTCTTATCTGGTTAATGGAACCACAAATCAAGTATTTAGACTTAACAGGATTAAGACACAGACTGTTTTTTTGGGCCCAGCCCACTGTACTATCAAGATCTTCATTAAGCAATGCAACTGTTTTTTCAAGATCACAAGGCTTACAAGATATGTAAATTTGAGTGTCATCAGCATAAAAATCAAATTTACAGTGCCTAATGTGTTTTTTTAAGTCTGctacatataatataaacagCAATGGACCCAAGTTAGAACCCTGTGGGACTCCATCCTCTACATCCAAACAGTCTGATAACACTATGGACCCATCACTAAGAGAGAGCTGCACATACTGGCGACGATCACTGAGGTAACTGTTAAACCATTTGATAGTAGCGTCGTCAAAGCCATAATATCTTAATTTTGATAGTAATATGCTTATATTAATTGTGTCAAATGCCCTTGTAAAGTCCAAGAGGACGAGTAGAGTGCAGTGACCTTTATCTTGTGCGCACAAAATATTGTCAGTCACATTAAGTAATGCAGTCACGGTACTCCGACCTTTCCTAAAGCCTGATTGTGTCTCAGGTAACAAATCATTTTTTTCCAGGTAGCCTGCCACTTGCTCACACACTACCTTTTCCAAAATTTTAGAGAGGCAAGGCAAGATACTAATAGGCCTAAGATCTTTTATTGCTGCCGGATTTGTGATTTTAGGCAAAGGCTTTACTATAGCCTGCTTCCAGTGATGAGGATAAACACCACTTTCAATAGATGTATTTATGATGCATTTAATTACATCCAAAGAATTCGGCAGAGTCAACAACAACATATGCAAACTGATGCCATCACAACCTACAGCGttggattttaatttttttatagttttaagtaTTGTGCTTGTAGAATTTGGCCCCCCCTGGTCcggaacctgggtaatttgccccccccggcccagaacctgggtacgcccatgttcaCACATGTATGAATTTTAAGTTCATAACTCTTTTTCTTCTTGGGATTTGCACTGCTAAACAATTTCAATAGATAAACAATATTCAGATGAAAATAGTCgcttaaatgtaaaatattaaaatgtgaaTTATTAAAGGACacacataattgaggattttgtgaaaatttcaagcgcctacttgttagttgttaccattactgttatagagcaaaaaaaatcacatttattgtatgggagtaccgttaatttttaattttattttgtttttagtataatatgttgttatagcggcaaccggaatacacaatctgtgaaattgtCGTAAGTCtacctatagcggtttttgagctgatcagcctggagacagacagacagacagacagacaacgaagtctcagtaatagggtctcgtttttaccctttgggtacggaaccctaaaaatagccgactttttaattactattcACACAACATTTTAGTTTAGGTACTgacagacaataataataattattatgaaattttagtttaataataagtataataataattcttatgtataataataatttaataattataattatatcatttaaatttaattttaatctcgAGCACAAGGATTCGTGAGGAGTTAATGAAAATTTCTTACTTCTTTACTCGGCGACATTTACCCTCgtcaattacataaaaattagcaggtccgatgtctgtcagtacgaatatcaacgttaaggacattaaaataacattcttaatagcgcgccttgtacagtggcggttacgacgctcgccgcgttcttgatagggcgaaaatgtatgaagtaaTTTGAGAGCGTTGCTTATTTTtctggaaatgttatttatttttatataaaatatttagctattcgtacagtggactaaataagcaacaattttttgtatatttattttccttagttcagctTCAgcgtatttagctataatggtaccaaatcaaaccccatttttttaaacttttgcgattattgtgatggttgaaacgtatttattttttattataaaattgtggccgtctatggactgttcgtccatatcctttttttgttattttattatttagatttttcgcaccaaggataattgaaataatattatgaattttaattaattgtggtccatcacgccatggacacttttttttttttttttttaacataagtaatctatatatatatatatatatatatatatatatatatatatatatatatatatatatatatatatatatataaatatagattacttatatatataaacataGAACTATGTTATTAACATGagttttgaatcaaatattttccgCGATAAGAAATAGACTATCTCCTTCTGGGTCTAGTCTGCTACTACTACTGCATATTCCAAATCCCTTCTTATAGTTAAATGTAACAATAAATGAACAGTATTTTTCAGTCTCTATTTATTCTATTCTGTGTACATTTTCCGAAACTACGTGTCACGTTTCTACGAGCTACTTTCTAGCTACAATAGCacaatgtaatattattgtattgtaaagtTACAGTATTCAATGAAATGTCAATGGATATTCACAAGCTAGTACAGCAGACAACAAGGAAGTAAAAGTAAATGTTTCTCGAATAAACACATACAGGgctttcaataaattaaaatctatatgaaaaaaagttaaaaaaaaaactcgagaacggctaaacTGATATTGCTAATATTTCTAtgtcttgaaatatttatgGAAGTCCAGTACTGAGAAAAGTTAtactaagtaattaaaataactaacacttttacaatgttttgtcgAACTTGCCAATATGTTGTTACACTATGTCCATTGTATACAAGgactaagagccagtccacacggcgcgttgcgtcagcgttgcatCGAAGCAGCgatgccgttgcgttgttttacatacaaataaccaaggtgttcacacggcacGCTGCGTCGCGTTGTCGCAACGCAAACATGAAGCGGGAGgaggtgttgacgttaagactgcttcgtaataacgctgcgatggcgcAGAAATAGGCGTCAGAAtatttgcgttgcgacgacgcatcACGCAATGCAATACGCCATGTGGACTGGCTCTGACTTTGTACCAACCCTATTTCTTTTCAAAAGAGCCATGACTTGTGATCAAAAACACCATTCAGTCAGTTAGATATATAAACTGAGAAAGATTTAAGGAAATTGATAACGACTTAACTACTGCAGTGCATACAATAGTAAGAACAAAGAAGATCCAAAATGGCCTTCCGCAACTTCTGTGTCTGCGTTCTGCTTGCTTTGGTaagtttcattaagaattagtaaaataatcacCTAGGAAAGGAAAGATAATAGATATAGAGCTTTGTTTTGGTGAGTTCAATTTAGAAGAATTAGATCCTgtatcaccacttcctgataaatgccGGATAGGATGAAGCCTTAAAGAACCTCGATGGATAGCCATGATCGGCACGATGATAACATAGCTGTCAGCTGTCTAGTGTCTAcggtaaaattaaaactaaaaatcgaTCATAAGCAATCAGAGTTCACTACTCTACATGTTCTTATTGTATGGTCCATGATGAGTCAATGTAAAAAGCCGTCATATAGAACAGAATTCGCttttctatttttaacccccgggCCCCGAcgcaaaaagaggggtgttataagtttgacgtgtctgtctgtgtgtctgtcgacatgtctgtctgtctgtggcatcacAGCTTCCGAACGGATAAACCGATTTCAATTTAGTTTTTTCCTAAAAACCCATTGCCTCTTTTTATCATCTTTCAGGCAGCGGGAAACCTTATCACGGCTGAGGAGGAGAGGTCTTGGCCCACGTCTTTGAACATGTCCATGGGGGACTTCTTCAACATGTTCTTCGGCAGTAGCATCGGTAACAGCTCCCGAACCAAGAGGGCCCTACCTTACTTCGCCAGCTGCAACTATACCAATTCTAGCCAGGTGAGAAGGGTCTCCTTGATTGTGCAAGGAATATGTTTTCTTATGACACCTGTTGCGAGGATTCCTCCATTAATTTATAATAGGATTCGTTCGCTGTTGGGTGCGCTGCAATGTTATAAAGACAAGAGATCTTTTAAATTCCTTAACATATAACTACCTCTACAATCACTTATGTCTTCAGCCAATAACCACCCAATGCCGCTCTTAAGCGACTTTAATTTTCGCGGAAAACATTGTCTGTGATCAAATACTACGTTAAATTACACAGTTTTAAGGCCGGAAACGTTTTAAACAAATTGTTTTTGAGGCCGGAAACATATTAACCTAATTGTTTGTCAGACCGGATTGCAATGCCGCGACTGCAACACGGCGTCCCGCTGCTACCCCAACAACATGGCGCTAGTGAGGTCCTGCAGCGGGATCTTTCCGTACTGCAACAACGGCCGCTGCTCCTTCCAGCCCGGACCGCTGTGCAGCTCCGGCTCGTCCGGCTCCGGATCCGGATCCGGATCCGGCAGCTCCAACTCCAGTAGCACCAACTCCACCTCCGGCTAGATGTAAAGGTGAGTGCACTGAAGCGCGCAGGATGACTGCTATCTCGCGAGAGCAATGCAACAGAATTTTGATAGCAGGTATTATACAATATTTGCTGAGTGTCAGAAATATTTGGACAggtataaatattatgcaatagcTGCTGTCAAATGTCTATTGCAGAgtaaggccgcgtttccactgaagcggagaggagcttagcggtgccgaattgaccaataaccatgctcgaaatcttcgctccacttcgctgtcattccgctggaatagcacgattcgtcaattcgggcaccgctaagctcctctccgctccgcttcagtggaaacgcagcctaaacaGGACTAACGAGTAGgtcgactcagaagagatctcgaaatttaaatatgtttgacgtagtatgttaTATCGACCGGCGCGCGCTGCGttgcattgtgaaacatgttgagAGTGACAATCGCGCAGTTCGCGCCCAACTcgtattcgcccgtttgtttgaagtcgaggtactccgtTCTGTTATCTACCTACTCTACCTGTTGCGTTGCTGTCGCAATATACGCAATCATCCTGCTGATTGAGCTATGTATATTCCCTACAAGAAGGTGTAAGCTAAAGTGATTATTATTTGTTTGGAAGCTTACGCATTTAAAACAACATATTTACTCGTATTTCATAGACTATTTTCTTCTATATTGTCTGTTCAATGTTAATAATACGTTTAGAACGTGTTCTTGCTTCAACTTGTAGTTACTATTGTAAGCTCCTGTTTGAAATTTGTTATAGTTCTATTAGTTAATCAATATTATTCCTTCACTGATTGTCTTATCTTATtacttacattttgtttttcagACGCGGCTGGTTACGTTATTGCGAAAACTCCGATTTTacatcaatcaatcaaataattttcaaatttagTTAACCCTGTCTAAATATGGTCAATTACTGTAATTCTTATTGATATTATTGgtgtgaaaataaaaaaaaactgtttcgAACATTACCTTTTTAATTTATCCTTTCcaactttaatattttcaatctcTTATTCttacatgataaaaaaatagggtagtatttaatcgagtgactgtaaattacagttttaggtgtcaaaattactaaatttgggttacagaattactatttgagcgactgagagtgagtgacgagaaattaacagaacagctacctagaaattatttatttgggttaattaaaatacaaaatgagcaactttataatttttgagcgacctaatatctgtttgagtgtcaacgttacgtcctgca
This genomic window from Aricia agestis chromosome 17, ilAriAges1.1, whole genome shotgun sequence contains:
- the LOC121735395 gene encoding uncharacterized protein LOC121735395; this translates as MAFRNFCVCVLLALAAGNLITAEEERSWPTSLNMSMGDFFNMFFGSSIGNSSRTKRALPYFASCNYTNSSQTGLQCRDCNTASRCYPNNMALVRSCSGIFPYCNNGRCSFQPGPLCSSGSSGSGSGSGSGSSNSSSTNSTSG